The Mesorhizobium loti genome includes a region encoding these proteins:
- a CDS encoding (2Fe-2S)-binding protein: protein MIALNVNGEDRSVDVPEDMPLLWVLRDVIGLTGTKFGCGIAQCGACTVQLDGQPVRSCVLPIASVGTRRVTTIEAIGATAGGKKVQQAWLDLEVIQCGYCQSGQIMSASALLERNPDPSDSDIDAAMSGNICRCGTYTRIRAAIKQAAKA, encoded by the coding sequence ATGATTGCCCTGAATGTGAACGGTGAGGATCGCAGCGTCGACGTGCCCGAAGATATGCCGCTTCTATGGGTGCTGCGCGATGTCATTGGCCTGACCGGCACCAAGTTCGGATGCGGCATCGCCCAGTGCGGCGCCTGCACGGTGCAGCTCGATGGCCAGCCCGTCCGTTCCTGTGTCCTGCCCATCGCCTCTGTCGGCACGCGGCGTGTCACCACCATCGAGGCGATCGGTGCGACCGCTGGTGGAAAGAAAGTGCAGCAGGCATGGCTCGACCTCGAGGTCATCCAATGCGGCTATTGCCAGTCCGGGCAGATCATGTCGGCCTCGGCGCTGCTGGAACGCAATCCCGATCCGAGCGACAGCGACATCGATGCGGCCATGTCCGGCAATATCTGCCGGTGCGGCACCTACACGCGAATAAGAGCGGCCATAAAACAGGCCGCCAAGGCCTGA